The following coding sequences are from one Arachis hypogaea cultivar Tifrunner chromosome 7, arahy.Tifrunner.gnm2.J5K5, whole genome shotgun sequence window:
- the LOC112702987 gene encoding uncharacterized protein isoform X5, whose product MWRFNPFTHKEAAGLEGRVIDVGNLKINVQKAIAEGGFSCVYLARDAFHMSKQYALKHIICNDDESLALAKKEISVMKSLVGHPNVVTLHAHTIFDMGRTKEAFLVMEYCEKSLVSVLESRGAGYFDENQVLLIFRDVCNAVFAMHCQFPPIAHRDLKAENLLLGSDGLWKLCDFGSTSTNHKRFEKPEEMGIEEDNIRKYTTPAYRAPEMWDLFLREVINEKVDIWALGCLLFRICYFKSAFDGESKLQVLNGNYRIPDLPRYSSSVTDLIRDMLQARPDDRPDITQVWFRVNEQLPITLQKSLPDRPPELPASNHPEAGSSMSTNKSHPAPSRNPPPPPSSVESKPTVQASVASRGGGNGGQLGAFWSTQHANDSIVSKEKSKPVFDEEPSSNNNTLKHDRVHLENDHLPKNVGTNKVVNAPTHSVKSSVHGKSHKPDTASSKDFELNFFKDKGQMNERGLSNIDNTATFQDHAFNTFVAEFDTAKLSPGLKSEREEILEAEVEKLKGQLKEANIAKAEITSKYEKLSAICRSQRQELQDLKQALAAKTPSPNREGMRTSPALTSSASTILLHYNCRRSRLAKLFGNFSRIKLRGRLLVQNQSHGRLFLKNHDNKPPFQLTILQNLSGLETPSRSRSLLQLLLTSILGVLDLITSVL is encoded by the exons ATGTGGAGATTTAACCCATTTACACACAAGGAGGCAGCTGGCCTTGAAGGCCGAGTTATAGATGTCGGCAATCTTAAGATAAATGTCCAGAAGGCCATCGCAGAAGGAGGTTTCTCTTGTGTTTACTTAGCACGTGATGCTTTCCATATGTCAAAGCAATATGCGTTGAAGCACATCATATGCAATGATGATGAATCACTTGCATTGGCAAAGAAGGAGATATCTGTGATGAAGTCACTGGTAGGACATCCCAATGTAGTCACACTTCATGCTCATACAATATTTGATATGGGTAGGACAAAAGAGGCATTTCTTGTAATGGAATATTGCGAGAAGTCTCTTGTTAGTGTGCTGGAAAGCCGAGGAGCAGGTTATTTTGATGAGAACCAGGTTCTCTTAATCTTCAGGGATGTATGTAATGCAGTTTTCGCTATGCACTGCCAGTTCCCACCTATTGCTCACCG AGACTTGAAAGCAGAGAATCTTTTATTAGGTTCAGATGGTTTATGGAAGTTGTGTGACTTTGGAAGCACTTCCACCAATCACAAGCGTTTTGAGAAGCCAGAAGAAATGGGAATCGAGGAAGACAATATCAGGAAGTACACAACCCCTGCCTACAGGGCCCCTGAG ATGTGGGATCTGTTCCTTAGAGAAGTCATCAACGAGAAAGTGGACATATGG GCACTAGGGTGTCTCCTTTTTCGCATATGCTATTTCAAAAGTGCTTTTGACGGGGAATCAAAGCTCCAAGTCTTAAATGGAAACTACCGCATTCCTGATTTGCCTAGATACAGTTCATCAGTCACGGATTTAATCAGAGACATGCTTCAAGCTAGACCAGATGACAGACCAGATATCACGCAG GTCTGGTTTCGTGTTAATGAGCAGCTACCTATTACTTTACAGAAGTCATTGCCTGACAGGCCACCTGAGTTGCCTGCTTCCAACCATCCGGAAG CAGGTTCTTCAATGTCCACTAATAAATCACACCCAGCACCTAGCAGGAATCCACCTCCCCCGCCTTCATCTGTAGAATCCAAACCAACGGTCCAGGCATCTGTTGCTTCTAGGGGTGGTGGAAATGGGGGGCAGCTTGGTGCTTTCTGGTCCACTCAGCATGCAAATGATTCAATCGTTTCCAAGGAAAAGAGTAAACCTGTATTTGATGAAGAACCATCTAGTAACAATAACACATTAAAGCATGATAGAGTTCATCTAGAGAATGATCACTTACCCAAAAATGTTGGTACTAACAAAGTGGTCAACGCACCAACTCATTCAGTAAAAAGCAGTGTACATGGAAAGTCACACAAGCCTGACACTGCATCATCCAAGGATTTCGAATTGAACTTTTTTAAGGATAAAGGTCAGATGAATGAGAGGGGATTGTCAAATATAGACAATACAGCTACTTTTCAGGATCATGCTTTTAACACATTTGTTGCAGAATTTGATACTGCTAAGCTCAGTCCTGGACTTAAGTCTGAAAGGGAAGAAATATTAGAAGCTGAGGTGGAGAAACTGAAAGGGCAGTTGAAGGAAGCAAACATAGCCAAAGCTGAAATCACTTCAAAGTATGAAAAGCTTTCTGCTATATGCAGATCGCAAAGGCAAGAATTACAGGATCTAAAACAGGCACTTGCTGCAAAAACTCCCTCGCCAAATAGGGAGGGTATGAGGACCTCTCCTGCACTTACATCATCTGCATCCACG ATACTGTTGCATTATAACTGCAGAAGGAGCAGATTGGCGAAACTGTTTGGGAACTTCAGCAggataaaactgagaggaagactCCTGGTTCAGAACCAAAGTCATGGCAGGCTTTTCCTGAAGAACCACGACAACAAACCTCCTTTTCAGCTGACAATACTTCAAAATCTGTCAGGACTAGAAACACCCAGCAGAAGCCGCAGCCTGCTCCAGTTGCTGCTAACTTCGATTCTTGGGGTTTTGGATCTGATAACTTCAGTGCTGTAA
- the LOC112702987 gene encoding uncharacterized protein isoform X4, with the protein MWRFNPFTHKEAAGLEGRVIDVGNLKINVQKAIAEGGFSCVYLARDAFHMSKQYALKHIICNDDESLALAKKEISVMKSLVGHPNVVTLHAHTIFDMGRTKEAFLVMEYCEKSLVSVLESRGAGYFDENQVLLIFRDVCNAVFAMHCQFPPIAHRDLKAENLLLGSDGLWKLCDFGSTSTNHKRFEKPEEMGIEEDNIRKYTTPAYRAPEMWDLFLREVINEKVDIWALGCLLFRICYFKSAFDGESKLQVLNGNYRIPDLPRYSSSVTDLIRDMLQARPDDRPDITQVWFRVNEQLPITLQKSLPDRPPELPASNHPEGSSMSTNKSHPAPSRNPPPPPSSVESKPTVQASVASRGGGNGGQLGAFWSTQHANDSIVSKEKSKPVFDEEPSSNNNTLKHDRVHLENDHLPKNVGTNKVVNAPTHSVKSSVHGKSHKPDTASSKDFELNFFKDKEFDTAKLSPGLKSEREEILEAEVEKLKGQLKEANIAKAEITSKYEKLSAICRSQRQELQDLKQALAAKTPSPNREGMRTSPALTSSASTKEQIGETVWELQQDKTERKTPGSEPKSWQAFPEEPRQQTSFSADNTSKSVRTRNTQQKPQPAPVAANFDSWGFGSDNFSAVRASTPQMPRPGEGSNSQAFGEAKAFEKKSTTPPAGWAGF; encoded by the exons ATGTGGAGATTTAACCCATTTACACACAAGGAGGCAGCTGGCCTTGAAGGCCGAGTTATAGATGTCGGCAATCTTAAGATAAATGTCCAGAAGGCCATCGCAGAAGGAGGTTTCTCTTGTGTTTACTTAGCACGTGATGCTTTCCATATGTCAAAGCAATATGCGTTGAAGCACATCATATGCAATGATGATGAATCACTTGCATTGGCAAAGAAGGAGATATCTGTGATGAAGTCACTGGTAGGACATCCCAATGTAGTCACACTTCATGCTCATACAATATTTGATATGGGTAGGACAAAAGAGGCATTTCTTGTAATGGAATATTGCGAGAAGTCTCTTGTTAGTGTGCTGGAAAGCCGAGGAGCAGGTTATTTTGATGAGAACCAGGTTCTCTTAATCTTCAGGGATGTATGTAATGCAGTTTTCGCTATGCACTGCCAGTTCCCACCTATTGCTCACCG AGACTTGAAAGCAGAGAATCTTTTATTAGGTTCAGATGGTTTATGGAAGTTGTGTGACTTTGGAAGCACTTCCACCAATCACAAGCGTTTTGAGAAGCCAGAAGAAATGGGAATCGAGGAAGACAATATCAGGAAGTACACAACCCCTGCCTACAGGGCCCCTGAG ATGTGGGATCTGTTCCTTAGAGAAGTCATCAACGAGAAAGTGGACATATGG GCACTAGGGTGTCTCCTTTTTCGCATATGCTATTTCAAAAGTGCTTTTGACGGGGAATCAAAGCTCCAAGTCTTAAATGGAAACTACCGCATTCCTGATTTGCCTAGATACAGTTCATCAGTCACGGATTTAATCAGAGACATGCTTCAAGCTAGACCAGATGACAGACCAGATATCACGCAG GTCTGGTTTCGTGTTAATGAGCAGCTACCTATTACTTTACAGAAGTCATTGCCTGACAGGCCACCTGAGTTGCCTGCTTCCAACCATCCGGAAG GTTCTTCAATGTCCACTAATAAATCACACCCAGCACCTAGCAGGAATCCACCTCCCCCGCCTTCATCTGTAGAATCCAAACCAACGGTCCAGGCATCTGTTGCTTCTAGGGGTGGTGGAAATGGGGGGCAGCTTGGTGCTTTCTGGTCCACTCAGCATGCAAATGATTCAATCGTTTCCAAGGAAAAGAGTAAACCTGTATTTGATGAAGAACCATCTAGTAACAATAACACATTAAAGCATGATAGAGTTCATCTAGAGAATGATCACTTACCCAAAAATGTTGGTACTAACAAAGTGGTCAACGCACCAACTCATTCAGTAAAAAGCAGTGTACATGGAAAGTCACACAAGCCTGACACTGCATCATCCAAGGATTTCGAATTGAACTTTTTTAAGGATAAAG AATTTGATACTGCTAAGCTCAGTCCTGGACTTAAGTCTGAAAGGGAAGAAATATTAGAAGCTGAGGTGGAGAAACTGAAAGGGCAGTTGAAGGAAGCAAACATAGCCAAAGCTGAAATCACTTCAAAGTATGAAAAGCTTTCTGCTATATGCAGATCGCAAAGGCAAGAATTACAGGATCTAAAACAGGCACTTGCTGCAAAAACTCCCTCGCCAAATAGGGAGGGTATGAGGACCTCTCCTGCACTTACATCATCTGCATCCACG AAGGAGCAGATTGGCGAAACTGTTTGGGAACTTCAGCAggataaaactgagaggaagactCCTGGTTCAGAACCAAAGTCATGGCAGGCTTTTCCTGAAGAACCACGACAACAAACCTCCTTTTCAGCTGACAATACTTCAAAATCTGTCAGGACTAGAAACACCCAGCAGAAGCCGCAGCCTGCTCCAGTTGCTGCTAACTTCGATTCTTGGGGTTTTGGATCTGATAACTTCAGTGCTGTAAGAGCTAGTACCCCACAGATGCCAAGACCTGGTGAAGGGAGTAATTCTCAGGCATTTGGTGAAGCAAAGGCATTTGAGAAGAAATCAACTACCCCCCCTGCTGGATGGGCTGGATTTTAA
- the LOC112702987 gene encoding uncharacterized protein isoform X3, whose translation MWRFNPFTHKEAAGLEGRVIDVGNLKINVQKAIAEGGFSCVYLARDAFHMSKQYALKHIICNDDESLALAKKEISVMKSLVGHPNVVTLHAHTIFDMGRTKEAFLVMEYCEKSLVSVLESRGAGYFDENQVLLIFRDVCNAVFAMHCQFPPIAHRDLKAENLLLGSDGLWKLCDFGSTSTNHKRFEKPEEMGIEEDNIRKYTTPAYRAPEMWDLFLREVINEKVDIWALGCLLFRICYFKSAFDGESKLQVLNGNYRIPDLPRYSSSVTDLIRDMLQARPDDRPDITQVWFRVNEQLPITLQKSLPDRPPELPASNHPEAGSSMSTNKSHPAPSRNPPPPPSSVESKPTVQASVASRGGGNGGQLGAFWSTQHANDSIVSKEKSKPVFDEEPSSNNNTLKHDRVHLENDHLPKNVGTNKVVNAPTHSVKSSVHGKSHKPDTASSKDFELNFFKDKEFDTAKLSPGLKSEREEILEAEVEKLKGQLKEANIAKAEITSKYEKLSAICRSQRQELQDLKQALAAKTPSPNREGMRTSPALTSSASTKEQIGETVWELQQDKTERKTPGSEPKSWQAFPEEPRQQTSFSADNTSKSVRTRNTQQKPQPAPVAANFDSWGFGSDNFSAVRASTPQMPRPGEGSNSQAFGEAKAFEKKSTTPPAGWAGF comes from the exons ATGTGGAGATTTAACCCATTTACACACAAGGAGGCAGCTGGCCTTGAAGGCCGAGTTATAGATGTCGGCAATCTTAAGATAAATGTCCAGAAGGCCATCGCAGAAGGAGGTTTCTCTTGTGTTTACTTAGCACGTGATGCTTTCCATATGTCAAAGCAATATGCGTTGAAGCACATCATATGCAATGATGATGAATCACTTGCATTGGCAAAGAAGGAGATATCTGTGATGAAGTCACTGGTAGGACATCCCAATGTAGTCACACTTCATGCTCATACAATATTTGATATGGGTAGGACAAAAGAGGCATTTCTTGTAATGGAATATTGCGAGAAGTCTCTTGTTAGTGTGCTGGAAAGCCGAGGAGCAGGTTATTTTGATGAGAACCAGGTTCTCTTAATCTTCAGGGATGTATGTAATGCAGTTTTCGCTATGCACTGCCAGTTCCCACCTATTGCTCACCG AGACTTGAAAGCAGAGAATCTTTTATTAGGTTCAGATGGTTTATGGAAGTTGTGTGACTTTGGAAGCACTTCCACCAATCACAAGCGTTTTGAGAAGCCAGAAGAAATGGGAATCGAGGAAGACAATATCAGGAAGTACACAACCCCTGCCTACAGGGCCCCTGAG ATGTGGGATCTGTTCCTTAGAGAAGTCATCAACGAGAAAGTGGACATATGG GCACTAGGGTGTCTCCTTTTTCGCATATGCTATTTCAAAAGTGCTTTTGACGGGGAATCAAAGCTCCAAGTCTTAAATGGAAACTACCGCATTCCTGATTTGCCTAGATACAGTTCATCAGTCACGGATTTAATCAGAGACATGCTTCAAGCTAGACCAGATGACAGACCAGATATCACGCAG GTCTGGTTTCGTGTTAATGAGCAGCTACCTATTACTTTACAGAAGTCATTGCCTGACAGGCCACCTGAGTTGCCTGCTTCCAACCATCCGGAAG CAGGTTCTTCAATGTCCACTAATAAATCACACCCAGCACCTAGCAGGAATCCACCTCCCCCGCCTTCATCTGTAGAATCCAAACCAACGGTCCAGGCATCTGTTGCTTCTAGGGGTGGTGGAAATGGGGGGCAGCTTGGTGCTTTCTGGTCCACTCAGCATGCAAATGATTCAATCGTTTCCAAGGAAAAGAGTAAACCTGTATTTGATGAAGAACCATCTAGTAACAATAACACATTAAAGCATGATAGAGTTCATCTAGAGAATGATCACTTACCCAAAAATGTTGGTACTAACAAAGTGGTCAACGCACCAACTCATTCAGTAAAAAGCAGTGTACATGGAAAGTCACACAAGCCTGACACTGCATCATCCAAGGATTTCGAATTGAACTTTTTTAAGGATAAAG AATTTGATACTGCTAAGCTCAGTCCTGGACTTAAGTCTGAAAGGGAAGAAATATTAGAAGCTGAGGTGGAGAAACTGAAAGGGCAGTTGAAGGAAGCAAACATAGCCAAAGCTGAAATCACTTCAAAGTATGAAAAGCTTTCTGCTATATGCAGATCGCAAAGGCAAGAATTACAGGATCTAAAACAGGCACTTGCTGCAAAAACTCCCTCGCCAAATAGGGAGGGTATGAGGACCTCTCCTGCACTTACATCATCTGCATCCACG AAGGAGCAGATTGGCGAAACTGTTTGGGAACTTCAGCAggataaaactgagaggaagactCCTGGTTCAGAACCAAAGTCATGGCAGGCTTTTCCTGAAGAACCACGACAACAAACCTCCTTTTCAGCTGACAATACTTCAAAATCTGTCAGGACTAGAAACACCCAGCAGAAGCCGCAGCCTGCTCCAGTTGCTGCTAACTTCGATTCTTGGGGTTTTGGATCTGATAACTTCAGTGCTGTAAGAGCTAGTACCCCACAGATGCCAAGACCTGGTGAAGGGAGTAATTCTCAGGCATTTGGTGAAGCAAAGGCATTTGAGAAGAAATCAACTACCCCCCCTGCTGGATGGGCTGGATTTTAA
- the LOC112702987 gene encoding uncharacterized protein isoform X6, whose product MWRFNPFTHKEAAGLEGRVIDVGNLKINVQKAIAEGGFSCVYLARDAFHMSKQYALKHIICNDDESLALAKKEISVMKSLVGHPNVVTLHAHTIFDMGRTKEAFLVMEYCEKSLVSVLESRGAGYFDENQVLLIFRDVCNAVFAMHCQFPPIAHRDLKAENLLLGSDGLWKLCDFGSTSTNHKRFEKPEEMGIEEDNIRKYTTPAYRAPEMWDLFLREVINEKVDIWALGCLLFRICYFKSAFDGESKLQVLNGNYRIPDLPRYSSSVTDLIRDMLQARPDDRPDITQVWFRVNEQLPITLQKSLPDRPPELPASNHPEGSSMSTNKSHPAPSRNPPPPPSSVESKPTVQASVASRGGGNGGQLGAFWSTQHANDSIVSKEKSKPVFDEEPSSNNNTLKHDRVHLENDHLPKNVGTNKVVNAPTHSVKSSVHGKSHKPDTASSKDFELNFFKDKGQMNERGLSNIDNTATFQDHAFNTFVAEFDTAKLSPGLKSEREEILEAEVEKLKGQLKEANIAKAEITSKYEKLSAICRSQRQELQDLKQALAAKTPSPNREGMRTSPALTSSASTILLHYNCRRSRLAKLFGNFSRIKLRGRLLVQNQSHGRLFLKNHDNKPPFQLTILQNLSGLETPSRSRSLLQLLLTSILGVLDLITSVL is encoded by the exons ATGTGGAGATTTAACCCATTTACACACAAGGAGGCAGCTGGCCTTGAAGGCCGAGTTATAGATGTCGGCAATCTTAAGATAAATGTCCAGAAGGCCATCGCAGAAGGAGGTTTCTCTTGTGTTTACTTAGCACGTGATGCTTTCCATATGTCAAAGCAATATGCGTTGAAGCACATCATATGCAATGATGATGAATCACTTGCATTGGCAAAGAAGGAGATATCTGTGATGAAGTCACTGGTAGGACATCCCAATGTAGTCACACTTCATGCTCATACAATATTTGATATGGGTAGGACAAAAGAGGCATTTCTTGTAATGGAATATTGCGAGAAGTCTCTTGTTAGTGTGCTGGAAAGCCGAGGAGCAGGTTATTTTGATGAGAACCAGGTTCTCTTAATCTTCAGGGATGTATGTAATGCAGTTTTCGCTATGCACTGCCAGTTCCCACCTATTGCTCACCG AGACTTGAAAGCAGAGAATCTTTTATTAGGTTCAGATGGTTTATGGAAGTTGTGTGACTTTGGAAGCACTTCCACCAATCACAAGCGTTTTGAGAAGCCAGAAGAAATGGGAATCGAGGAAGACAATATCAGGAAGTACACAACCCCTGCCTACAGGGCCCCTGAG ATGTGGGATCTGTTCCTTAGAGAAGTCATCAACGAGAAAGTGGACATATGG GCACTAGGGTGTCTCCTTTTTCGCATATGCTATTTCAAAAGTGCTTTTGACGGGGAATCAAAGCTCCAAGTCTTAAATGGAAACTACCGCATTCCTGATTTGCCTAGATACAGTTCATCAGTCACGGATTTAATCAGAGACATGCTTCAAGCTAGACCAGATGACAGACCAGATATCACGCAG GTCTGGTTTCGTGTTAATGAGCAGCTACCTATTACTTTACAGAAGTCATTGCCTGACAGGCCACCTGAGTTGCCTGCTTCCAACCATCCGGAAG GTTCTTCAATGTCCACTAATAAATCACACCCAGCACCTAGCAGGAATCCACCTCCCCCGCCTTCATCTGTAGAATCCAAACCAACGGTCCAGGCATCTGTTGCTTCTAGGGGTGGTGGAAATGGGGGGCAGCTTGGTGCTTTCTGGTCCACTCAGCATGCAAATGATTCAATCGTTTCCAAGGAAAAGAGTAAACCTGTATTTGATGAAGAACCATCTAGTAACAATAACACATTAAAGCATGATAGAGTTCATCTAGAGAATGATCACTTACCCAAAAATGTTGGTACTAACAAAGTGGTCAACGCACCAACTCATTCAGTAAAAAGCAGTGTACATGGAAAGTCACACAAGCCTGACACTGCATCATCCAAGGATTTCGAATTGAACTTTTTTAAGGATAAAGGTCAGATGAATGAGAGGGGATTGTCAAATATAGACAATACAGCTACTTTTCAGGATCATGCTTTTAACACATTTGTTGCAGAATTTGATACTGCTAAGCTCAGTCCTGGACTTAAGTCTGAAAGGGAAGAAATATTAGAAGCTGAGGTGGAGAAACTGAAAGGGCAGTTGAAGGAAGCAAACATAGCCAAAGCTGAAATCACTTCAAAGTATGAAAAGCTTTCTGCTATATGCAGATCGCAAAGGCAAGAATTACAGGATCTAAAACAGGCACTTGCTGCAAAAACTCCCTCGCCAAATAGGGAGGGTATGAGGACCTCTCCTGCACTTACATCATCTGCATCCACG ATACTGTTGCATTATAACTGCAGAAGGAGCAGATTGGCGAAACTGTTTGGGAACTTCAGCAggataaaactgagaggaagactCCTGGTTCAGAACCAAAGTCATGGCAGGCTTTTCCTGAAGAACCACGACAACAAACCTCCTTTTCAGCTGACAATACTTCAAAATCTGTCAGGACTAGAAACACCCAGCAGAAGCCGCAGCCTGCTCCAGTTGCTGCTAACTTCGATTCTTGGGGTTTTGGATCTGATAACTTCAGTGCTGTAA
- the LOC112702987 gene encoding uncharacterized protein isoform X1, with protein sequence MWRFNPFTHKEAAGLEGRVIDVGNLKINVQKAIAEGGFSCVYLARDAFHMSKQYALKHIICNDDESLALAKKEISVMKSLVGHPNVVTLHAHTIFDMGRTKEAFLVMEYCEKSLVSVLESRGAGYFDENQVLLIFRDVCNAVFAMHCQFPPIAHRDLKAENLLLGSDGLWKLCDFGSTSTNHKRFEKPEEMGIEEDNIRKYTTPAYRAPEMWDLFLREVINEKVDIWALGCLLFRICYFKSAFDGESKLQVLNGNYRIPDLPRYSSSVTDLIRDMLQARPDDRPDITQVWFRVNEQLPITLQKSLPDRPPELPASNHPEAGSSMSTNKSHPAPSRNPPPPPSSVESKPTVQASVASRGGGNGGQLGAFWSTQHANDSIVSKEKSKPVFDEEPSSNNNTLKHDRVHLENDHLPKNVGTNKVVNAPTHSVKSSVHGKSHKPDTASSKDFELNFFKDKGQMNERGLSNIDNTATFQDHAFNTFVAEFDTAKLSPGLKSEREEILEAEVEKLKGQLKEANIAKAEITSKYEKLSAICRSQRQELQDLKQALAAKTPSPNREGMRTSPALTSSASTKEQIGETVWELQQDKTERKTPGSEPKSWQAFPEEPRQQTSFSADNTSKSVRTRNTQQKPQPAPVAANFDSWGFGSDNFSAVRASTPQMPRPGEGSNSQAFGEAKAFEKKSTTPPAGWAGF encoded by the exons ATGTGGAGATTTAACCCATTTACACACAAGGAGGCAGCTGGCCTTGAAGGCCGAGTTATAGATGTCGGCAATCTTAAGATAAATGTCCAGAAGGCCATCGCAGAAGGAGGTTTCTCTTGTGTTTACTTAGCACGTGATGCTTTCCATATGTCAAAGCAATATGCGTTGAAGCACATCATATGCAATGATGATGAATCACTTGCATTGGCAAAGAAGGAGATATCTGTGATGAAGTCACTGGTAGGACATCCCAATGTAGTCACACTTCATGCTCATACAATATTTGATATGGGTAGGACAAAAGAGGCATTTCTTGTAATGGAATATTGCGAGAAGTCTCTTGTTAGTGTGCTGGAAAGCCGAGGAGCAGGTTATTTTGATGAGAACCAGGTTCTCTTAATCTTCAGGGATGTATGTAATGCAGTTTTCGCTATGCACTGCCAGTTCCCACCTATTGCTCACCG AGACTTGAAAGCAGAGAATCTTTTATTAGGTTCAGATGGTTTATGGAAGTTGTGTGACTTTGGAAGCACTTCCACCAATCACAAGCGTTTTGAGAAGCCAGAAGAAATGGGAATCGAGGAAGACAATATCAGGAAGTACACAACCCCTGCCTACAGGGCCCCTGAG ATGTGGGATCTGTTCCTTAGAGAAGTCATCAACGAGAAAGTGGACATATGG GCACTAGGGTGTCTCCTTTTTCGCATATGCTATTTCAAAAGTGCTTTTGACGGGGAATCAAAGCTCCAAGTCTTAAATGGAAACTACCGCATTCCTGATTTGCCTAGATACAGTTCATCAGTCACGGATTTAATCAGAGACATGCTTCAAGCTAGACCAGATGACAGACCAGATATCACGCAG GTCTGGTTTCGTGTTAATGAGCAGCTACCTATTACTTTACAGAAGTCATTGCCTGACAGGCCACCTGAGTTGCCTGCTTCCAACCATCCGGAAG CAGGTTCTTCAATGTCCACTAATAAATCACACCCAGCACCTAGCAGGAATCCACCTCCCCCGCCTTCATCTGTAGAATCCAAACCAACGGTCCAGGCATCTGTTGCTTCTAGGGGTGGTGGAAATGGGGGGCAGCTTGGTGCTTTCTGGTCCACTCAGCATGCAAATGATTCAATCGTTTCCAAGGAAAAGAGTAAACCTGTATTTGATGAAGAACCATCTAGTAACAATAACACATTAAAGCATGATAGAGTTCATCTAGAGAATGATCACTTACCCAAAAATGTTGGTACTAACAAAGTGGTCAACGCACCAACTCATTCAGTAAAAAGCAGTGTACATGGAAAGTCACACAAGCCTGACACTGCATCATCCAAGGATTTCGAATTGAACTTTTTTAAGGATAAAGGTCAGATGAATGAGAGGGGATTGTCAAATATAGACAATACAGCTACTTTTCAGGATCATGCTTTTAACACATTTGTTGCAGAATTTGATACTGCTAAGCTCAGTCCTGGACTTAAGTCTGAAAGGGAAGAAATATTAGAAGCTGAGGTGGAGAAACTGAAAGGGCAGTTGAAGGAAGCAAACATAGCCAAAGCTGAAATCACTTCAAAGTATGAAAAGCTTTCTGCTATATGCAGATCGCAAAGGCAAGAATTACAGGATCTAAAACAGGCACTTGCTGCAAAAACTCCCTCGCCAAATAGGGAGGGTATGAGGACCTCTCCTGCACTTACATCATCTGCATCCACG AAGGAGCAGATTGGCGAAACTGTTTGGGAACTTCAGCAggataaaactgagaggaagactCCTGGTTCAGAACCAAAGTCATGGCAGGCTTTTCCTGAAGAACCACGACAACAAACCTCCTTTTCAGCTGACAATACTTCAAAATCTGTCAGGACTAGAAACACCCAGCAGAAGCCGCAGCCTGCTCCAGTTGCTGCTAACTTCGATTCTTGGGGTTTTGGATCTGATAACTTCAGTGCTGTAAGAGCTAGTACCCCACAGATGCCAAGACCTGGTGAAGGGAGTAATTCTCAGGCATTTGGTGAAGCAAAGGCATTTGAGAAGAAATCAACTACCCCCCCTGCTGGATGGGCTGGATTTTAA